Within the Methanomassiliicoccales archaeon genome, the region GCATGGTCCTGGAGACCTTGGTCGGAGTCGCGCTCGCTCTCCAAAACGGTATCGGCGTGGAGGAGTTGAAGAGCAAGGTGGCCACCAAGGGCGGTATCACCGAGCAGGGGCTCAAGGTCCTGGAAAGGGAATTGCCCGGGGTGTTCGACCAGATGATAGAAGCTACCCTGACCAAGTATTCAATGGTCAGGAAGAGCATGGCCGAGCAGTTCGACGATTGACCTTACACACGAACCGGGTTGCGAATCAGGGTCTCAAGCAATCCCTGTACCTGTTCCGCGGGCAGGGGGTTCAAAGCCCTCATGGTCATCGGGTCCACCTCGTATATGTTCTGGAAGATCTTTCTTCCACCGTGCCCTCCCATTAGGTCCACCTGTAACGTTTTCATGCGCATGAACCGATGCAGTTGCCAATGGTATATCTGACCGAACTCAATGTTCTCCCTGACCATGTAGGTCTTACTGAAAATTCCTTTTTCCTCAACGAACGCCAGACGTTGATCGGTAGCAAGGAGCAATCCGTTCATCATGGGGGTGCGTTGATCGTCGTTGAAATTGGGGTTCGGCATTTCCAGCCCCGCCCTCCATATTTGCATCGGTCTCTCGTTCGGACGGAGGGCTGTGGCCATGACGATCTGCGGTAACAAGGCAGGCAGACCAAGCGGGGCTCTCGACGGTCCAACATTGGAAATGACCGGGGAGGTCTGAGGTGGTTGGGATTGCGGTGTCTGCACCGAAGGGTACGCCTGCTGCGGAGCAGGTGGTGAATACTGTACAGGTGGTTGGACCGGTGGGACAGGCCGCGGGAGTGCCGATACCGGCTGGGACTGATAGGTCGGTGGCATTTGAGCAGGTGTCTGCTGCGGAGCAGGAGGTGAATAAGGTAATGGTGGTTGAGATTGCGGCGCCTGCACCGAGGGGTAGGTTCGTTGCGGGAAAGGCTGCGCTAGCCAGGGAGCGGGTTGGTCGTGCGGTTGCTGATATGCCGATGGGGGTGGGACATAGCCCGGTCGAGGTATCGGTTGAGAATAAGGTTGGGACTGCTGTACCGGCTGCACCGGCGGAGAGGGGACAATGGGCGCGGGCATTGCTGCACCCATCAAGAAATTAGACTTCGGCGTACCGCACTCCATACAATAATTATCGGTCTCAGTGGGGCGGGACTTACACGTGGGGCAGATCATGATGATCTACGAACAATTACCTAGGGACGATTAATCGTTTACGCCAATATTATCATTCTCAGAAAGAAGGGAGCTGCACTTGGGGCTGATCATGAGATGAATTACGATCTCTCGCCCAGTGATGATCGATAGTTCATGCCGACCATCAGCTTTTTATTTAATTCCGTGGCCTTCCCACCACGCTCATGTAGAGCGCGCTCTCCTCCTCCCCATCCACGCCCAACAGCTCATTCACCTCGTCGTCGTAGGCAGCGGCCATCTGGCAGCTTCCAAGTTCAAGGGATACTGCCACCAGGGCCAGGTTCTGGGCCACGTGTCCCGCGTCCAAATATACGTAGCGATAGGCGCGTTCACCATACTTCCAACGGCAGCGCTCAAAGACCGCCGTCCAAATGAAGACGACCGGCGCCTTGGCGCACATGCCCTGGTCCAACGCCGCTCGTGCCACCTCACTTCCCAGAACACCTTTTCTCACCAGTTCCAAGGAATGCTCGGTGATGGAGTAATGATATATGCCTGGAGACACACCCTGAACGTTATTGACGGCCACATAGGTCTCGATGGGGTATAGCGCACCAGCGGACGGTGCGGTGCGAAACTCAAAGCCTCGTTCACGCCTGGTGATGCCTGTGGAGGCCCAGAGAAGATATGAAAGGTCCTCCAATGCCAAGGGTCCCGTCTCAAAGTCGCGCACGCTCTTTCTGGACCTCAAGGTCTGGTCCAATGGAGCGATCGGGTGTCTCCGTTCAGGGAGTTTAATCCTGGCCCGGTCTGGATAGGTCTTGTAGGTATCTGGCCTCTTGTCCCAGTCCATCCTCCTACC harbors:
- a CDS encoding SagB/ThcOx family dehydrogenase, coding for MTEASVGETFQKETKHRRDRLVGRRMDWDKRPDTYKTYPDRARIKLPERRHPIAPLDQTLRSRKSVRDFETGPLALEDLSYLLWASTGITRRERGFEFRTAPSAGALYPIETYVAVNNVQGVSPGIYHYSITEHSLELVRKGVLGSEVARAALDQGMCAKAPVVFIWTAVFERCRWKYGERAYRYVYLDAGHVAQNLALVAVSLELGSCQMAAAYDDEVNELLGVDGEEESALYMSVVGRPRN